A single window of Granulibacter bethesdensis DNA harbors:
- a CDS encoding carbohydrate porin, giving the protein MSFQRVRDRVRASSRLAVTLPPVALVCVLMAGSAMAQTSGTTRLPGSTLSDAPNPRVVPGLIKPIQTKEIRDDEGPLGPLSRTLLKRGISFHVSLFDFFSSNPSVGQDTGNTVNSTYLLTGADFDLDKILGIHHARLHFEETFFGLRANNIEATRQFSDSSTGYQTTYNLRSEQLSTLTYEQTFFNDRLNIELGRTHPNRFFALPTCQTLNSCYNNILYHNAGYISPLYSMWGGRVSYALTPTTYIEAGSFAAHPDANAHSGWDWGQEPNPGALTLVEIGHKTGYETQLYPGRYSLTGFYNSSSHPDNDTTAYGRSRGLNPGDPVRNQHGTQGIVINTEQVVWRADGGHPDADSLHPSKSNPTAISLYSGLGYSFDSTIPFQSDLFVGANLHAPFASRPYDRFGVKLRWVRMNGSFARYLSEANAEAGGSGAGFSRDKAIFEINAHVQMFSAIALEPVVQYVLNPDSYYNPYSARRPRDGWYAGAALIVPVGAILGLKPL; this is encoded by the coding sequence ATGTCATTCCAAAGGGTACGTGATCGCGTACGCGCCAGCTCCCGCCTTGCCGTAACGCTGCCACCGGTTGCTCTGGTGTGTGTGCTGATGGCCGGATCTGCCATGGCGCAGACCTCAGGTACCACCCGATTGCCCGGTTCAACCCTCTCTGATGCGCCAAACCCGCGTGTGGTGCCCGGTCTGATCAAACCGATCCAGACCAAAGAGATCAGAGATGACGAAGGCCCGCTAGGCCCGCTGTCCCGCACTCTGCTGAAGCGTGGTATTTCGTTCCACGTCTCCCTGTTCGATTTCTTCAGCTCCAACCCGAGTGTTGGTCAGGATACCGGCAATACGGTCAATTCTACTTACCTGCTGACAGGGGCGGATTTCGACCTCGACAAAATTCTGGGCATCCACCATGCAAGGCTGCATTTCGAGGAAACATTTTTTGGCCTCCGTGCAAATAATATAGAGGCCACCAGGCAGTTTTCAGATAGTAGCACAGGATATCAGACCACCTATAACCTGCGTTCTGAACAGTTATCGACACTGACTTATGAGCAGACGTTTTTCAATGACCGTCTGAACATCGAGCTGGGGCGTACGCATCCGAACCGCTTCTTTGCCTTGCCGACCTGCCAGACATTGAACAGCTGCTACAACAATATTCTCTATCACAATGCCGGGTATATCTCGCCGCTTTATTCAATGTGGGGTGGTCGCGTCAGTTATGCACTGACACCCACCACTTATATCGAGGCAGGATCATTTGCGGCCCATCCGGATGCCAATGCTCATAGCGGCTGGGATTGGGGGCAGGAGCCTAATCCGGGTGCGCTGACATTGGTCGAGATCGGCCACAAGACCGGATATGAGACGCAATTATATCCCGGCCGATATTCTTTGACCGGTTTTTATAATTCCAGTTCTCATCCGGATAATGACACGACTGCTTATGGACGGTCTCGGGGGCTCAATCCGGGCGATCCGGTGCGTAACCAGCATGGCACGCAGGGAATTGTCATCAACACCGAACAGGTTGTGTGGCGTGCGGATGGTGGACATCCAGATGCTGACAGCCTGCATCCTTCAAAATCCAATCCTACAGCGATTTCGCTGTACAGTGGATTGGGATACTCCTTTGATTCAACAATACCTTTTCAGTCAGACTTGTTTGTGGGTGCCAATCTGCACGCCCCTTTCGCATCGCGGCCTTATGACCGTTTTGGTGTCAAGTTGCGCTGGGTGCGGATGAACGGCAGCTTTGCCCGCTATCTGTCGGAGGCAAATGCGGAGGCTGGTGGATCAGGAGCCGGTTTCTCTCGTGATAAGGCGATTTTCGAAATCAACGCTCATGTGCAAATGTTTTCGGCCATCGCTCTGGAGCCGGTGGTACAATATGTGCTCAATCCTGACAGCTATTATAATCCTTATTCGGCCCGACGCCCTCGGGACGGGTGGTATGCCGGTGCTGCCCTGATCGTTCCGGTCGGCGCTATACTGGGGCTGAAGCCGCTATGA
- a CDS encoding DegQ family serine endoprotease — translation MTYPTPLQTESYPADKALQRRSRCLRAGLALAVMIPLATGLVPGGLPLYPAMDAQAREAPASFADLAEKLLPGVVNISSTTTIARGPEGPGPDMPQFPPGSPFEKFFRDFMNRHPLPGQPHGGEEGAPRRAQSLGSGFIVDAKEGIVVTNNHVIDGADEITVILQDNTPLKAKVLGRDERLDIAVLQVTPPKDKPLTAVQFGDSDKERVGDWVLAIGNPFGLGGSVTAGIVSARGRDIHQGPYDDFIQTDAAINRGNSGGPLFNMDGQVIGINTAIYSPSGGSIGIGFAIPSRLAQNVVDQIRKFGRARRGWLGVRIQQVTPEIAESLGLKETNGAMIAGVNEGGPADKAHLQNGDIILKFNNQDVKDMHSLPRIVAETPIDETVPVVLWRGGKRVTLDARVGEMPDDVKQAAAEKAKPGSHNSAQLVIRELGVTVAALSPEVREHFNLQGDQKGVVIANIASGSAAEQRGLKPGDIIVEVQQEPVAAPKDITQRLEAVRKQGRKSVLLLIQGQDGLRWVPLPLS, via the coding sequence ATGACTTATCCTACCCCCCTACAGACCGAATCGTACCCAGCCGACAAGGCATTGCAGCGTCGGAGCCGTTGCCTGCGGGCGGGGCTGGCTCTTGCGGTGATGATCCCGTTGGCAACAGGGCTGGTTCCGGGCGGTTTGCCGCTTTATCCGGCCATGGATGCACAGGCACGCGAAGCACCGGCCAGCTTTGCCGATCTGGCTGAAAAGCTGCTGCCGGGGGTGGTCAATATTTCCTCCACCACGACCATCGCCCGTGGGCCGGAAGGCCCCGGACCGGATATGCCACAATTCCCGCCGGGATCCCCGTTCGAGAAATTCTTCCGCGATTTCATGAATCGCCATCCTCTTCCGGGCCAGCCGCATGGCGGAGAAGAAGGAGCCCCGCGTCGGGCACAAAGCCTCGGTTCCGGCTTTATCGTCGATGCGAAGGAGGGAATCGTCGTCACGAATAATCATGTGATCGACGGGGCGGATGAAATCACCGTCATTCTTCAGGACAATACTCCGCTCAAGGCGAAGGTGCTGGGCCGGGATGAACGGCTCGACATTGCTGTCTTGCAGGTGACGCCCCCCAAGGACAAGCCGCTGACCGCCGTACAGTTTGGCGATAGCGACAAGGAGCGCGTGGGGGACTGGGTGCTGGCGATCGGTAATCCGTTTGGTCTGGGGGGGTCTGTCACCGCTGGTATCGTTTCGGCGCGCGGGCGTGATATCCATCAGGGGCCGTATGATGATTTCATCCAGACGGACGCCGCCATCAATCGCGGCAATTCTGGTGGACCGTTGTTCAATATGGATGGGCAGGTGATCGGCATCAACACCGCCATTTATTCCCCCTCCGGCGGTTCCATTGGCATCGGTTTCGCCATCCCTTCCAGGCTGGCACAGAACGTGGTGGATCAGATCCGTAAATTCGGTCGTGCCCGACGTGGCTGGCTGGGCGTACGGATTCAGCAGGTCACGCCCGAAATTGCTGAAAGTCTCGGGCTGAAGGAAACCAACGGCGCCATGATCGCGGGCGTGAATGAGGGCGGTCCAGCGGACAAGGCCCATCTGCAGAATGGCGACATCATCCTGAAATTCAACAATCAGGATGTGAAGGATATGCATTCCCTGCCACGTATTGTGGCGGAAACCCCGATCGATGAGACCGTACCGGTGGTGCTATGGCGCGGCGGCAAGCGGGTCACACTGGATGCCCGCGTCGGAGAAATGCCGGATGATGTCAAACAGGCTGCCGCGGAAAAGGCCAAACCCGGCAGTCATAACAGCGCCCAGCTTGTTATCAGGGAACTCGGCGTGACGGTTGCGGCCCTGTCGCCGGAGGTGCGGGAGCATTTCAATCTGCAGGGTGATCAGAAGGGCGTGGTGATCGCCAACATCGCGTCCGGTTCGGCAGCAGAGCAACGGGGCCTTAAACCGGGCGATATTATTGTCGAGGTGCAGCAGGAACCGGTGGCTGCGCCGAAGGATATCACGCAGCGTCTGGAAGCCGTGCGTAAACAGGGCCGTAAATCCGTTCTTCTGTTGATTCAGGGACAGGACGGGCTTCGCTGGGTACCGCTGCCGCTCAGTTGA
- a CDS encoding Mrp/NBP35 family ATP-binding protein: MNDTPSPHATPPDAQLREVLRAVTDPATGKDIVSAGLIDSIQSRDGLVQVALRATRERAAEMETVRKAAETVLSRQPGIRNATVVLTAHHDAPPTTAQAAHGHGPSHGQGAQPRPRLLTDVGAVIAVASGKGGVGKSTVAVNLAVALAQMGLKAGLLDADIHGPSLPLLLGETRKPEARGGRLIPIETWGLKAMSIGFLVDQNEAMIWRGPMVMGALEQMMGQVAWGDLDVLIVDMPPGTGDAQLTMAQRVALAGAVIVSTPQDLALADARRGVAMFGKTHVPVLGIVENMSYFCCPNCGHRSEVFSHGGVKEEAERLGTDFLGEIPLLLDIRAAADSGTPVVAAAPASQAAQAFSELARRIWAKIPSKRPSGPKIVVQ; the protein is encoded by the coding sequence ATGAACGACACCCCCTCCCCCCACGCAACACCGCCGGACGCGCAATTGCGGGAGGTGCTGCGTGCAGTTACCGATCCTGCAACCGGGAAAGATATCGTCAGCGCCGGGTTGATCGACAGCATCCAAAGCCGTGATGGGTTGGTACAGGTGGCCCTGCGCGCCACGCGGGAGCGGGCGGCAGAGATGGAAACCGTGCGCAAGGCTGCTGAAACCGTGCTGTCACGCCAGCCCGGTATTCGCAATGCCACCGTGGTACTGACCGCACATCACGATGCCCCACCCACCACCGCACAGGCAGCGCACGGCCATGGTCCCAGCCATGGTCAGGGCGCGCAACCCCGCCCCCGACTACTGACAGACGTAGGAGCCGTCATCGCGGTAGCCTCCGGCAAAGGAGGGGTGGGTAAATCCACTGTCGCCGTCAATCTCGCCGTGGCTCTGGCACAGATGGGGCTGAAGGCCGGGCTGCTGGATGCCGATATTCACGGGCCAAGCCTGCCTCTGCTGCTTGGGGAAACCCGCAAGCCGGAAGCCCGGGGTGGCAGGCTGATCCCGATCGAGACATGGGGGCTGAAGGCCATGTCGATCGGTTTTCTGGTTGATCAGAACGAGGCAATGATCTGGCGGGGCCCGATGGTGATGGGTGCGCTGGAGCAGATGATGGGACAGGTCGCGTGGGGTGATCTGGATGTGCTGATCGTCGATATGCCCCCCGGTACCGGCGATGCGCAGCTCACCATGGCGCAGCGTGTGGCGCTGGCAGGGGCGGTCATCGTCTCCACACCGCAGGATCTGGCGCTGGCAGATGCGCGGCGGGGGGTTGCCATGTTCGGCAAGACGCATGTGCCGGTGCTGGGGATCGTGGAAAATATGAGCTATTTCTGCTGCCCCAATTGCGGCCATCGCAGCGAAGTTTTCTCTCATGGCGGGGTGAAGGAAGAAGCGGAACGGCTGGGGACCGATTTTCTCGGTGAAATTCCCCTGCTGCTCGATATCCGTGCAGCAGCGGATTCCGGAACGCCTGTGGTTGCCGCAGCGCCGGCCAGTCAGGCTGCGCAGGCTTTCTCCGAGTTGGCCCGGAGAATCTGGGCAAAAATCCCTTCGAAACGACCGAGTGGCCCTAAAATCGTTGTTCAATAA
- a CDS encoding GAF domain-containing protein: MPLRQEMLPLTECDREPIHTPGAIQPYGFLIAVSRLWNVTHVSANIADYLPASASMVLGCSLITLLPPETVHALRGAVQILGSAAMTERLFGLKLRHDEEAVLYDFSIHIMADTYVIEAEPSVCGNSGRNDVSSTVRMMFGRLQQSRGIAPLFQEATRQIRALTGYDRVMIYRFAEDGSGEVVAESLRSGTASCLGLHYPATDIPRQARTLYERSWLRLIGDTEDETCPLLSLPEQTEPLDMSLSTLRAVSPVHVQYLRNMGVVASASISILRGGQLWGLIACHAMRPLWLAADRRAVMEMFGQMFSLLLDSREGEIQQERDDRLRDLLEDLLPALREQGGGGLRHHLAAIADMVSCDGVAVVLSGAVSAYQLVPSETAIMTLVGLLDHARRGELYASARIRAVFPALAQYPHFPPGVLAVPLSPEGSDYLLFFRQETVSTVTWAGNPHGGKSQGEDGTLSPRSSFAVWTETVEDQSLVWTTTDVRIAANLRAGLMDILLRRPASGQQDGQQDGQQRGGHGL; the protein is encoded by the coding sequence ATGCCTCTGCGACAAGAGATGCTTCCCCTGACCGAGTGTGATCGTGAACCGATCCACACGCCTGGTGCCATACAGCCCTATGGTTTCCTGATCGCAGTCTCACGTCTGTGGAACGTGACGCATGTATCCGCGAACATTGCCGACTATCTTCCGGCCTCGGCTTCTATGGTGTTGGGTTGCTCCCTGATCACGTTGTTGCCGCCGGAAACGGTTCATGCATTGCGGGGTGCCGTGCAGATTCTGGGCAGTGCTGCCATGACGGAGCGTCTGTTTGGCTTGAAGCTGCGTCATGATGAAGAGGCTGTGCTCTATGATTTTTCTATCCATATCATGGCCGATACTTATGTGATCGAGGCCGAGCCATCGGTATGCGGCAATAGCGGCCGGAATGATGTTTCCAGCACCGTCAGGATGATGTTCGGACGGTTGCAGCAGAGCCGGGGTATAGCACCGCTTTTTCAGGAAGCCACACGGCAGATTCGTGCCCTGACCGGTTATGACCGTGTCATGATCTATCGTTTCGCCGAGGATGGATCGGGGGAGGTCGTGGCGGAAAGTCTTCGGTCCGGCACAGCATCCTGTCTCGGCCTGCATTATCCGGCCACCGACATTCCGCGTCAGGCGAGGACGCTTTACGAACGCAGTTGGCTCCGCCTGATTGGCGATACAGAGGACGAAACCTGCCCCCTTTTGTCTCTGCCGGAGCAGACAGAACCGCTGGATATGTCACTTTCCACTTTGCGGGCCGTCTCGCCGGTGCATGTCCAGTATCTGCGCAATATGGGCGTGGTGGCTTCTGCCTCGATCTCGATCCTGCGCGGCGGGCAGTTATGGGGGCTGATTGCCTGTCATGCCATGCGTCCGCTCTGGCTTGCCGCAGACCGCCGGGCGGTCATGGAGATGTTTGGTCAGATGTTCTCCCTGCTGCTGGACAGCCGGGAGGGGGAAATCCAGCAGGAGCGTGATGACCGTCTGCGCGACTTGCTGGAAGATTTGTTGCCTGCGCTGAGGGAGCAGGGCGGAGGCGGATTGCGGCACCATCTGGCCGCGATAGCCGATATGGTTTCGTGTGACGGCGTGGCAGTCGTGCTGAGCGGTGCCGTGTCAGCGTATCAACTGGTTCCTTCAGAGACTGCGATCATGACGCTGGTTGGTTTGCTGGATCATGCACGGCGTGGCGAGCTTTATGCCTCTGCGCGGATAAGGGCGGTGTTTCCCGCGCTTGCGCAATATCCACACTTTCCGCCCGGTGTGCTGGCCGTTCCGCTTTCTCCTGAAGGGTCTGATTATCTGTTGTTTTTCCGGCAGGAAACCGTCAGCACGGTTACATGGGCCGGTAATCCTCATGGTGGCAAATCGCAGGGTGAGGACGGCACCCTGTCTCCGCGCAGCAGCTTTGCCGTATGGACGGAGACAGTGGAAGATCAAAGCCTCGTCTGGACCACAACGGATGTCAGAATCGCTGCAAATCTCCGTGCCGGACTGATGGATATTCTGTTGCGGCGCCCTGCCAGTGGTCAGCAGGATGGTCAGCAGGATGGTCAGCAGCGAGGTGGGCACGGCCTGTAA
- a CDS encoding alginate export family protein — MSKVLRTRGISRLPRMSVPGLLSVAGLSVASSLCPVQGWAADQQTTGSRVSSTLGSAPDISADPELVKLKKNKPGQIPTVHQGPWGVFNAEAGVAAGFGPVARYGQVRWAEDWSYLRDPSLRRDFFDPLKFVKLNDSGSIYVTFNGSERLRNFFDQAPFFGYQSKKSSDRLLLRSQYGADVHLGDHLRIYTDVISGQAWGHNYFGYSGTQRTNMDFLNLFAEVKGKVLGGQGGIIVGRQQFLDVPNYMIFDRGNPNIPQSWEGVRAYNVWSRFRVDVFDFVSVDESRSGAFKFRESWGNRLWGAYGSYALPNFKFLGKSSQIFADLYYMGYLVGGSNASIANARAGGTTAGTTHRDNVGVRFWGKAGPIEFSLGGTYQGGEFRPKGGGATRPVEAFALNNVIAWRFSKMYGTPSLGIQADYYSGGNYNDKTGSIGTYIAPFAPSTSYLDSSTYLAPGNLISVGPNLLWVPHSAVAIRARLPLNWRANTDDTVYGTNRIYPPRGNLQGGFIGFNPQLSVALRIDQHLTFTNDFAHMFLSDGMRKVGAKDGFFWLSTLEYRF; from the coding sequence ATGTCGAAGGTCTTAAGGACGCGCGGCATCAGCCGTCTGCCCCGGATGTCTGTGCCTGGATTGTTGTCGGTGGCTGGTCTCAGCGTGGCATCGTCATTGTGCCCTGTGCAAGGATGGGCGGCTGATCAGCAGACAACAGGAAGTCGCGTCTCCTCAACCCTCGGCAGTGCGCCCGACATATCGGCTGACCCTGAACTGGTGAAGCTGAAGAAGAACAAGCCGGGCCAGATCCCCACCGTGCATCAGGGGCCATGGGGCGTGTTCAATGCCGAGGCCGGGGTGGCTGCCGGTTTTGGCCCGGTGGCCCGGTATGGTCAGGTTCGCTGGGCAGAAGACTGGAGTTATTTGCGTGACCCCTCCCTGCGCAGGGATTTCTTCGATCCGCTGAAATTCGTCAAACTGAATGATAGCGGCTCCATCTACGTTACGTTCAATGGCAGCGAACGTTTACGTAATTTCTTCGATCAGGCACCTTTTTTTGGATATCAGTCGAAGAAAAGCTCCGATCGTCTGTTGTTGCGCAGCCAGTATGGCGCCGATGTGCATCTGGGAGATCATTTGCGCATTTATACCGATGTCATCAGCGGTCAGGCCTGGGGGCATAATTATTTTGGCTACAGCGGCACCCAGCGCACTAACATGGATTTCCTGAACCTGTTTGCGGAAGTGAAGGGTAAGGTTCTGGGCGGCCAGGGTGGCATCATTGTCGGACGGCAGCAGTTTCTGGATGTGCCGAACTATATGATTTTCGATCGCGGCAATCCGAATATCCCGCAGAGTTGGGAAGGCGTGCGTGCCTATAATGTGTGGTCACGCTTCCGCGTCGACGTGTTCGACTTCGTCTCTGTTGATGAAAGCCGCTCCGGAGCATTCAAATTCCGTGAGTCCTGGGGAAATCGGCTGTGGGGTGCGTATGGCAGCTACGCACTGCCTAATTTTAAATTCCTAGGCAAATCCAGTCAGATCTTCGCCGATCTTTATTACATGGGCTATCTGGTTGGTGGCTCCAATGCCTCGATCGCCAATGCCCGGGCCGGCGGCACCACGGCCGGTACAACCCATCGTGACAATGTCGGCGTGCGGTTCTGGGGTAAGGCCGGTCCGATAGAATTCAGCCTTGGTGGTACCTATCAGGGTGGCGAGTTCCGGCCTAAAGGAGGTGGTGCCACCCGTCCGGTTGAGGCTTTTGCCCTGAATAACGTTATCGCATGGCGGTTCAGCAAAATGTATGGTACGCCTTCCCTCGGGATACAGGCTGACTATTACTCCGGCGGTAATTATAACGATAAAACCGGTAGTATTGGCACGTATATCGCGCCTTTCGCTCCATCGACGAGCTATCTGGATTCCTCCACCTATCTGGCGCCGGGTAACCTGATTTCCGTGGGGCCGAACCTGCTTTGGGTGCCGCACAGCGCCGTTGCCATTCGTGCGCGTCTTCCGCTCAACTGGCGTGCAAACACGGATGATACGGTCTATGGCACCAACCGCATCTATCCGCCGCGCGGCAATTTGCAGGGTGGGTTCATCGGTTTCAATCCCCAGCTTTCCGTGGCGCTGCGGATCGACCAGCATCTGACATTCACCAACGATTTCGCCCACATGTTCCTGTCGGACGGTATGCGTAAGGTCGGTGCCAAAGATGGATTCTTCTGGCTGAGCACGCTTGAATACCGTTTCTGA
- a CDS encoding TonB-dependent siderophore receptor has product MSSLFHPIPRDRQPVAWQIRLPSLSLLWIAAMPGLAVAQQLEAESPELPTLSVSGQGGKQVHTTPSQDFLIPVTRSATRTDTPVRDVPQSVTVVPDQVLKDLAATRVDTALRYGGGFDVGNTFGGLSLDNYVVRGFATSEYYRNGFAAGARGYQPMPDASTIQNVDLLRGPAALVFGRGDPGGTFNIETKQPLDQSAVSVNSIFGGYALARGSVDATGALNADHTLLYRLNIAGERSGSFRNTVHSNRQVVSPVLSWRASPNTTVTLETQLMQADATFDRGVVPINNQLGPVPISTFLGEPDDKLIRNKSAVIQLRVDHKVNQNWSLRGGVQVMDGALTGFATEGASLPANSVLMSRSRRYRDYHWDDLIAQTYATGHLATGRVRHTLLLGAEFERYTERELFMSSNAKQFPDLINVLNPVYTGLTPPLGITNDTQELSYSGALVAQDQMDLTRRLKFLLGLRLNYFNQQIVLQNKNTTTSQSDLVPTPRAGLVYEVSNAASVYASVAQSFKPNSGVSASGTAFAPEQGTAYEVGTKLDLIDNRLSIQAALFTIDKSNVLTVDPTNANFNIAAGAARSRGFDVAIAGSPAPGWQVIGGYAFTDAMVTKDAQLAYGTPLINVPRHTLSLLNVYEVQTGPLKGLGIGAGVIYRSNRAATSNDSGVILPSYVTLDALAYYKLTQHVQLAVNATNLTDATYYANSLGALRIMPGSPRTVFGNITFNF; this is encoded by the coding sequence ATGTCATCCCTCTTTCATCCCATTCCTCGCGATCGTCAGCCGGTTGCATGGCAAATCCGGCTTCCATCCCTGTCCTTGCTCTGGATTGCCGCCATGCCCGGCCTGGCCGTCGCCCAGCAATTGGAAGCAGAGAGTCCTGAACTTCCGACCCTGTCCGTATCCGGCCAAGGGGGAAAACAGGTCCATACCACGCCCTCGCAGGACTTTCTGATCCCGGTGACACGCAGCGCCACCAGAACCGATACACCCGTGCGCGATGTGCCTCAGTCCGTGACCGTAGTGCCGGATCAGGTACTGAAAGACCTTGCCGCAACCCGGGTCGATACCGCGCTGCGCTATGGTGGCGGCTTTGATGTCGGCAATACGTTTGGCGGATTGTCGCTCGATAATTACGTGGTGCGCGGTTTTGCGACCTCTGAATATTACCGCAACGGCTTTGCCGCCGGCGCGCGCGGTTATCAGCCGATGCCAGACGCATCCACCATCCAGAATGTCGATCTGCTGCGCGGTCCGGCAGCCCTGGTGTTCGGCCGTGGCGATCCGGGCGGCACATTCAATATCGAGACCAAACAGCCGCTTGATCAATCCGCCGTCAGCGTCAACAGCATATTCGGTGGCTACGCCCTCGCACGCGGCAGCGTCGATGCGACCGGAGCGCTGAACGCCGATCACACACTGCTGTATCGCCTGAATATTGCCGGTGAACGCAGCGGCAGTTTTCGCAACACGGTTCACAGCAACCGTCAGGTTGTCTCCCCTGTGCTCAGCTGGCGTGCTTCCCCCAACACCACCGTCACGCTGGAAACCCAGTTGATGCAGGCAGATGCGACGTTTGATCGTGGCGTCGTGCCCATCAATAACCAGCTTGGCCCGGTACCCATCTCCACCTTCCTCGGTGAACCGGATGACAAACTGATCCGCAACAAAAGCGCTGTCATCCAGTTAAGGGTGGATCATAAAGTCAATCAGAACTGGAGCTTGCGTGGCGGGGTTCAGGTCATGGACGGCGCCCTCACCGGCTTTGCGACAGAGGGGGCAAGCCTGCCCGCCAACTCCGTGTTGATGTCCCGCTCTCGCCGGTATCGTGACTATCATTGGGATGATCTGATCGCCCAGACCTACGCCACCGGCCATCTCGCCACCGGAAGAGTGCGGCATACGCTGCTGCTGGGAGCCGAATTCGAACGCTATACCGAGCGTGAATTGTTCATGAGTTCCAACGCCAAGCAATTTCCGGATCTCATCAACGTGCTCAATCCGGTTTATACCGGCCTGACACCGCCGCTCGGCATCACGAACGATACGCAGGAGCTGAGTTATAGCGGCGCGCTGGTGGCGCAGGATCAGATGGATCTCACCCGGCGGCTCAAATTCCTGCTCGGGCTGCGGCTGAATTATTTCAACCAGCAGATCGTGTTGCAGAACAAGAACACCACCACCAGCCAGTCGGATCTGGTGCCGACACCGCGTGCCGGGCTGGTTTACGAAGTTTCCAATGCCGCATCGGTCTATGCGAGTGTTGCTCAATCCTTCAAGCCGAATAGCGGCGTCAGTGCTTCCGGCACGGCCTTCGCGCCGGAACAGGGAACGGCTTATGAGGTTGGCACCAAGCTCGATCTGATCGACAACCGGCTGAGCATTCAGGCGGCCCTGTTTACCATCGACAAAAGCAATGTGCTGACGGTCGATCCCACCAACGCCAATTTCAATATCGCTGCGGGTGCGGCGCGCAGCCGGGGCTTCGACGTTGCCATCGCCGGATCGCCCGCGCCCGGCTGGCAGGTCATTGGCGGCTATGCCTTCACCGATGCCATGGTGACCAAGGATGCACAGCTTGCCTACGGCACACCGCTGATCAATGTGCCACGGCATACCCTGTCCCTGCTGAATGTCTATGAAGTCCAGACCGGCCCGCTAAAAGGGCTGGGGATCGGGGCCGGGGTGATTTATCGCAGTAACCGGGCCGCCACCAGCAATGACAGCGGCGTGATTCTGCCCTCCTATGTCACGCTGGATGCGCTGGCCTACTACAAGCTGACGCAACATGTGCAGCTGGCGGTGAATGCAACCAATCTGACGGATGCCACCTACTATGCCAATAGTCTCGGGGCCTTGCGCATTATGCCCGGCTCTCCACGAACCGTATTCGGCAATATTACCTTCAACTTCTGA
- a CDS encoding LysR family transcriptional regulator gives MTLEQLRIFIGVAEREHVTRAAEALNVTQSAASGAIAALEAHYGIALFHRIGRGISLTEAGRAFLDEARLVMQQAAHAERILAEFTGMARGTLSIVASQTIASYWLPARLAAFRTLYPQIELELSIDNTEGVAARILDGSADLGFIEGMIDEASLARWVVATDPMVLVSHENTAPVDTQWLRTARWIMREQGSGTRSTCDGIIKAHGIDPAILTIAMTLPSNEAVRSAVEAGAGVAMLPRLVVERALTGGDLIELPLVLPDRSFHALRHKERSRSRAADAFTDLIRELKS, from the coding sequence ATGACGCTGGAACAGTTACGTATCTTCATCGGGGTTGCCGAACGTGAGCATGTCACCCGGGCAGCCGAGGCCCTGAATGTCACGCAATCTGCAGCCTCCGGCGCCATTGCCGCGCTGGAGGCGCACTATGGCATCGCACTGTTTCATCGCATCGGGCGCGGGATCAGCCTCACCGAAGCCGGTCGCGCCTTTCTGGACGAAGCCCGTCTCGTCATGCAGCAGGCGGCGCATGCGGAAAGAATACTGGCCGAGTTCACCGGCATGGCACGTGGCACGCTGAGCATCGTCGCCAGCCAGACGATTGCCAGTTACTGGCTGCCAGCCCGCCTTGCCGCTTTCCGCACGCTTTATCCGCAGATCGAGCTTGAACTGAGTATCGATAATACCGAAGGCGTTGCCGCCCGGATTCTCGACGGTTCCGCCGATCTCGGGTTTATCGAGGGCATGATCGACGAAGCTTCACTGGCCCGATGGGTGGTGGCGACCGATCCAATGGTACTGGTCAGCCATGAAAACACCGCTCCTGTCGATACGCAGTGGTTGCGCACCGCGCGCTGGATCATGCGGGAACAGGGGTCCGGTACACGATCAACCTGCGACGGAATCATAAAAGCTCATGGGATTGATCCGGCCATCCTCACCATTGCCATGACACTCCCATCCAACGAAGCCGTGCGCAGTGCAGTCGAAGCCGGGGCCGGTGTGGCGATGCTGCCCCGACTGGTGGTGGAGCGCGCCCTGACGGGGGGTGATCTCATCGAGTTGCCTCTGGTTTTGCCCGACCGTTCGTTTCATGCGCTCCGCCACAAGGAACGCTCTCGCAGCCGCGCCGCTGATGCCTTCACCGATCTAATCAGGGAACTGAAATCATGA